In Desulfovibrio oxyclinae DSM 11498, a single window of DNA contains:
- a CDS encoding N-acetylneuraminate synthase family protein: protein MEQVKSVTLRSGVTIGEGHPCFVVAEIGNNHQGDPEIAARMIREAARTGAQAVKFQKRHTESLLTREGRAAPYTGCNSFGPTYGEHRDALELSIEEMAELKTLAESLGVVFFASAWDDPSLDEVLSLDVELLKISSAELVNLPLVAKYAAANVPVILSTGMSSLEEIEAAVDVIRSYHDKLILLHCNSTYPCPEECIGLPVMETLSERFGVPVGYSGHERGLGPSVAAAALGAHVVERHFTLDKTLKGTDHQVSLEPSDLEALVTMIRETEKAMQVRGKIVFPEEQSAAKKLRKCIVFSRDLPAGHVVTSADLTTRCPRAGVSPMYWDEVVGGVLRHSVKHEQPVQWEMLEKHDGETLEAASARY from the coding sequence ATGGAACAGGTCAAGAGCGTCACGCTGCGGTCCGGAGTCACGATCGGCGAAGGGCATCCCTGCTTTGTCGTCGCGGAAATCGGCAACAACCATCAGGGCGATCCAGAAATCGCCGCGCGCATGATCAGGGAAGCCGCCCGTACCGGGGCGCAGGCGGTCAAATTTCAGAAGCGGCACACCGAGTCGCTGCTCACCCGGGAAGGTCGCGCCGCGCCCTATACCGGTTGCAACAGCTTTGGGCCTACGTATGGCGAGCACCGCGATGCGCTGGAGCTTTCCATCGAGGAGATGGCCGAACTGAAAACGCTTGCCGAATCCCTCGGTGTGGTCTTCTTTGCCTCGGCATGGGACGATCCAAGTCTTGACGAAGTCCTCTCTCTGGACGTGGAACTGCTCAAGATCAGCTCCGCCGAGCTGGTGAACCTGCCGCTGGTTGCCAAGTACGCGGCCGCGAACGTCCCGGTCATCCTTTCCACCGGCATGAGTTCCCTTGAGGAGATCGAGGCGGCCGTGGACGTCATCCGCTCCTACCATGACAAGCTGATTCTGCTGCACTGCAACAGCACGTATCCGTGCCCTGAAGAGTGCATCGGCCTGCCTGTCATGGAAACCCTTTCCGAGCGCTTCGGTGTTCCGGTTGGATACTCCGGCCATGAACGCGGGCTCGGTCCGAGCGTGGCTGCCGCCGCCCTTGGCGCACATGTGGTGGAACGGCACTTCACCCTCGACAAGACACTCAAGGGCACCGACCATCAGGTCTCGCTTGAGCCTTCCGATCTGGAGGCGCTGGTGACCATGATTCGCGAGACCGAAAAGGCCATGCAGGTGCGCGGCAAGATCGTATTTCCTGAAGAACAGTCTGCCGCAAAGAAATTGCGCAAGTGCATCGTCTTTTCCCGGGATCTTCCCGCCGGACACGTGGTGACTTCGGCGGACCTGACCACCCGGTGCCCGCGTGCCGGGGTGTCACCCATGTACTGGGACGAGGTTGTCGGCGGTGTGCTGAGGCACAGCGTCAAGCATGAACAGCCCGTACAGTGGGAAATGCTCGAGAAGCACGACGGCGAGACCCTTGAGGCCGCCAGCGCCAGGTATTAG
- a CDS encoding molybdopterin-guanine dinucleotide biosynthesis protein MobB, whose product MKAVSIVGPKKAGKTTLGLALCAELKQRGIRVSAAKHSSHGFDRQDTDTARYAEHCTGVLGFGPNEAFALWPKVRPLADLLPLMDAEFMVVEGGKYLGWMPRVLVLDEEPAEGLDWLSPELAVAVYGKYEIPGIPTTDDPAELADIVLERGFVLPALDCEACGRESCKALAAEIASGQASVNDCVSLESAAEISINGTPLGTNPFVEKMIAATVRGMLSTLKGFAPGKAEIKVDV is encoded by the coding sequence ATGAAAGCGGTATCCATCGTCGGCCCCAAGAAAGCCGGCAAGACCACTCTCGGCCTCGCACTCTGCGCGGAACTGAAGCAGCGCGGCATCCGCGTTTCCGCCGCAAAGCATTCCAGCCACGGCTTCGACCGTCAGGACACGGACACCGCCCGCTACGCCGAACACTGCACCGGCGTCCTCGGCTTCGGCCCCAATGAAGCCTTCGCCCTGTGGCCCAAGGTACGCCCCCTCGCCGACCTGTTGCCCTTGATGGACGCGGAGTTCATGGTGGTCGAAGGCGGCAAGTATCTCGGCTGGATGCCGCGGGTACTGGTTCTCGACGAAGAGCCAGCCGAAGGGCTCGACTGGCTCTCCCCGGAGCTGGCTGTCGCGGTTTACGGGAAATACGAAATCCCCGGCATCCCGACCACGGACGATCCGGCCGAACTGGCTGACATCGTGCTTGAACGCGGCTTCGTTCTGCCCGCTCTGGACTGTGAAGCCTGCGGCCGGGAAAGCTGCAAGGCACTTGCCGCGGAAATAGCTTCCGGTCAGGCTTCGGTGAACGACTGCGTATCCCTCGAAAGCGCGGCGGAGATCAGCATCAACGGCACGCCGCTTGGCACCAACCCGTTCGTGGAAAAGATGATCGCGGCAACGGTCCGCGGCATGCTCAGCACCCTCAAGGGGTTCGCGCCGGGCAAGGCCGAAATCAAGGTGGACGTCTAG
- a CDS encoding tRNA (cytidine(34)-2'-O)-methyltransferase, with the protein MKIVLYEPEIPPNTGNIARLCAATGTPLHLIEPLGFSLEDKYLKRAGLDYWPHVDVTVHPDLDHFLESHDGGVVCSSARGGTLLHDFAFEPDDAILIGPETRGIPAEVLDRFTRHVRIPIRSAVRSLNQSTATGILLYQALGRTGQLPG; encoded by the coding sequence ATGAAGATCGTCCTTTACGAACCGGAAATTCCGCCGAACACCGGCAACATCGCGCGCCTTTGCGCCGCCACCGGCACCCCGCTGCATCTCATAGAGCCGCTGGGGTTCTCGCTTGAAGACAAATACCTCAAGCGCGCCGGGCTGGATTACTGGCCCCATGTGGATGTGACGGTGCACCCGGACCTCGACCATTTTCTCGAATCGCACGACGGCGGCGTGGTCTGTTCCAGCGCACGCGGCGGCACCCTGCTGCACGACTTCGCCTTTGAACCGGATGACGCCATCCTGATCGGCCCGGAGACGCGAGGCATTCCCGCCGAGGTACTGGACCGATTCACGCGGCACGTGCGCATCCCCATTCGTAGCGCAGTTCGCAGCCTGAACCAATCCACGGCTACCGGCATTCTGCTTTATCAGGCTTTGGGACGGACCGGTCAGCTTCCGGGATAG
- a CDS encoding winged helix-turn-helix transcriptional regulator — MNGMEAPAGENRIVKQLISEGNYLKPSKNTRILAMLDALSIDSGLSQFELGKKLSLSGAMVNQYLRQMQADGLVEYEPVNGKSYRYQLTEKGVARRRRMLADYSSETVRIYTTVKEFIRERLSPLREAGLLRLALFGASETCEVVLSTLQESPFKVVALVDNNSNKYGQLFHGYVVSSPVLMEQLEFDAVVITSFGRQDEIYAQVEPMARKKGIDIVRF, encoded by the coding sequence ATGAACGGTATGGAAGCACCAGCCGGTGAAAACCGGATAGTCAAACAGCTTATCTCGGAAGGGAACTACCTGAAGCCGAGCAAGAACACCCGCATTCTCGCGATGCTGGATGCGCTTTCGATCGACTCAGGTCTTTCGCAGTTTGAGCTTGGCAAGAAGTTGAGTCTTTCCGGTGCGATGGTCAACCAGTACCTGCGGCAGATGCAGGCCGACGGACTGGTTGAGTACGAGCCCGTCAACGGCAAGAGCTATAGGTATCAGCTGACCGAAAAAGGCGTCGCCAGACGCCGCAGGATGCTGGCCGACTATTCCTCGGAGACGGTGCGCATCTATACCACCGTCAAGGAATTCATTCGTGAACGTCTTTCCCCTCTTCGCGAGGCCGGTCTGTTGAGGCTTGCGTTGTTCGGGGCGTCCGAGACCTGTGAGGTGGTGCTTTCCACCCTGCAGGAGAGCCCGTTCAAGGTCGTGGCTCTTGTCGATAATAATTCTAATAAATACGGTCAATTGTTTCACGGTTACGTTGTTTCCTCCCCGGTGCTCATGGAGCAGTTGGAGTTCGACGCCGTGGTGATCACCTCGTTCGGAAGGCAGGACGAGATTTACGCCCAAGTAGAGCCCATGGCTCGAAAGAAGGGCATAGACATTGTGAGATTCTGA
- a CDS encoding chemotaxis protein, with translation MSAEQDILLETGTNELEIIEFFVHENVDGERQTHYFGVNVAKVLEVVEAPDGLEGSEAAPHPSFLGTIPLRDLILPVIDLSVWLDMERDAEENEPIIVTEFNNAVTGFRVSGVTQIHRVNWRDVEPPPRYVASFDTNCITGTVKIHDRFALMLDLEQVLSELDGSGGQTGTGDVERSDTRYRALVADDSTSVRALLSNNFAAANFEAEVVGDGAEAWSRLEKVRELSRQENRSPLEYLDVVVSDIEMPQMDGYTLTRRIKEDPILKVIPVCLFSSLISKGLRHKGESVKADDQVTKPEFDELTSRVIQLIREWDPEKAARS, from the coding sequence ATGAGCGCTGAACAGGATATTCTGCTTGAAACCGGAACCAACGAGCTTGAAATAATTGAGTTTTTTGTCCATGAGAATGTGGATGGAGAACGGCAGACGCATTATTTCGGGGTCAACGTGGCCAAAGTTCTGGAAGTGGTGGAGGCCCCGGACGGTCTTGAAGGATCGGAAGCGGCCCCGCATCCGAGTTTTCTCGGAACCATCCCGCTCAGGGACCTCATCCTGCCCGTCATTGATCTGAGCGTCTGGCTCGACATGGAGCGCGACGCAGAAGAGAACGAACCGATTATTGTCACGGAGTTCAATAATGCCGTGACCGGCTTTCGCGTTTCAGGCGTGACGCAGATCCACCGTGTCAACTGGCGCGACGTGGAACCGCCCCCGCGCTATGTGGCCAGCTTCGACACCAACTGCATCACCGGCACGGTCAAGATTCATGATCGCTTCGCGCTCATGCTGGACCTCGAACAGGTCCTTTCCGAACTTGACGGTTCAGGCGGGCAGACCGGAACGGGTGACGTAGAGCGGTCCGATACTCGTTACCGCGCTCTCGTGGCGGACGACTCCACCTCGGTCCGTGCGCTTCTGAGCAATAATTTCGCAGCAGCCAACTTCGAGGCCGAAGTTGTTGGCGATGGTGCCGAAGCCTGGTCGCGGTTGGAAAAGGTCCGCGAACTCAGCCGACAGGAGAACCGCAGCCCTCTGGAGTATCTCGACGTGGTCGTTTCCGACATCGAGATGCCGCAGATGGACGGTTACACCCTGACCCGAAGGATCAAGGAAGACCCGATTCTCAAGGTCATCCCGGTCTGCCTGTTCTCATCGCTCATTTCCAAGGGGCTGCGCCACAAGGGAGAGTCGGTCAAGGCCGACGATCAGGTGACCAAGCCCGAGTTCGACGAGCTGACCTCTCGGGTCATCCAGCTTATACGCGAGTGGGACCCGGAAAAGGCGGCTCGCTCCTGA
- the rfbB gene encoding dTDP-glucose 4,6-dehydratase, with the protein MKILVTGGCGFIGTNFIRMMLRKHPDWQIVNLDKLTYAGNRLNLLDLEQDEPRYSFVQGDICDRELCMEIMADPHLDAVVNFAAESHVDRSINDPSPFVTTNIQGAQNLMECARQNGISRFVHVSTDEVYGTLGPEGKFTECTPLAPNSPYSASKASADMMARAYFETYGMPMVVTRCSNNYGPYQFPEKLIPLIYLRAKADQPLPVYGDGMNVRDWIWVEDHCLGVELSLLKGRDGQAYNFGGDAEETNLDVVRTILSILGKPESLITFVKDRPGHDLRYAMDFKLAAEELGFAPTIGFRDGLVKTIEWYENHADWLDQVQSGAYRNFMNQWYEDRT; encoded by the coding sequence ATGAAAATTCTCGTCACCGGCGGCTGCGGATTCATCGGCACCAACTTCATCCGCATGATGCTCCGGAAACACCCGGACTGGCAGATCGTCAATCTCGACAAGCTCACCTACGCGGGCAACCGGTTGAACCTTCTCGACCTTGAGCAGGACGAACCGCGCTACTCCTTCGTGCAGGGCGACATCTGCGACCGCGAACTGTGCATGGAGATCATGGCAGACCCGCATCTGGACGCGGTGGTCAACTTTGCCGCCGAATCGCACGTGGACCGTTCCATCAATGATCCATCTCCGTTCGTGACCACGAACATCCAGGGTGCGCAGAATCTTATGGAATGCGCCCGGCAGAACGGTATTTCACGCTTCGTGCACGTCTCCACCGACGAGGTCTACGGCACGCTCGGTCCGGAAGGGAAGTTCACGGAGTGCACGCCGCTGGCGCCCAACAGCCCCTATTCCGCCAGCAAGGCCTCTGCGGACATGATGGCGCGGGCCTATTTCGAGACCTACGGCATGCCCATGGTCGTGACGCGTTGCTCCAACAACTACGGACCCTACCAGTTCCCGGAAAAGCTCATCCCGCTCATCTATCTCAGGGCCAAGGCTGATCAGCCTCTCCCGGTCTACGGGGACGGCATGAACGTGCGCGACTGGATCTGGGTGGAGGACCACTGTCTCGGTGTGGAACTCTCGCTGCTCAAGGGCCGCGACGGGCAGGCCTACAACTTCGGCGGCGATGCCGAAGAAACCAATCTTGATGTGGTACGCACCATTCTTTCCATCCTCGGCAAACCCGAGTCGCTGATCACCTTCGTCAAGGATCGGCCCGGGCACGACCTGCGTTACGCAATGGACTTCAAGCTTGCCGCCGAGGAACTCGGCTTCGCACCGACCATCGGATTCCGGGACGGCCTCGTGAAGACAATAGAATGGTACGAGAACCACGCCGACTGGCTGGATCAGGTGCAGAGCGGAGCCTACCGCAACTTCATGAACCAATGGTACGAGGATCGGACCTAA
- a CDS encoding long-chain-fatty-acid--CoA ligase, with translation MDSFHRPWVESYDAEVPPNLDYERLPMHEYLDRAARKWPNRKAIIFQNWSCTYAKLKQLSGVFAANLKKQGLKRGDRVALMLPNLPQTLIAYWGTLRAGGVVTMVNPLYMETEIVHQFNDSGARFLITLDMLWPKLQKLLPDLPTEKYFFTSIADSLRFPLNWLYKFKTAREGKKPAIPFDGKKIQPFKPLVSGRKTFTCDDIDPDEMAMLQYTGGTTGIAKGCILTHFNLGANVQQCSAMLSELSKDPQIFLGVLPYFHIYGLTTCCTWPISIGATLIPFPRYVPQDVLKGIHKHRPTVFPGAPSVYISLLQQKNVAKFDLKSIQYCVSGSAPMPVEYIEGFYEMTGAKILEGFGLTEASPVTHLNPIRGERKNGSIGLPFPDTDAKIVDMEVAGDPLPVGKMGELVIRGPQVMKGYYNRPDATADVLRNGWLFTGDIGYMDEDGYFFIVDRKKDLIISGGYNIYPREVDEVLYAHPDIREAVTVGIPHPQRGEIVKAYIVLEPGVKMSRSDVISFCREKLANYKVPKQVEFRKELPKTMVGKVLRRALREEEIEKAEKRKEKNSK, from the coding sequence ATGGACAGCTTTCACCGCCCCTGGGTCGAGTCGTACGATGCCGAGGTGCCGCCCAACCTTGATTACGAGCGTCTTCCGATGCACGAATATCTGGATCGGGCTGCCAGAAAATGGCCCAACCGCAAGGCCATCATCTTTCAGAACTGGTCGTGCACCTACGCAAAGCTCAAACAGCTCAGCGGCGTCTTCGCCGCCAATCTCAAAAAGCAGGGGCTCAAACGCGGTGACCGCGTCGCCCTGATGCTGCCGAACCTGCCCCAGACCCTCATCGCTTACTGGGGCACCCTGCGAGCCGGCGGCGTGGTGACCATGGTCAACCCGCTCTACATGGAAACGGAAATCGTTCACCAGTTCAACGATTCCGGCGCCCGCTTTCTGATAACTCTGGACATGCTCTGGCCCAAGCTGCAGAAACTCCTGCCCGACCTGCCCACCGAGAAGTATTTCTTCACCTCCATTGCCGACTCCCTGCGCTTTCCACTGAACTGGCTTTACAAGTTCAAGACAGCCCGGGAGGGGAAAAAGCCAGCCATTCCCTTTGACGGCAAAAAAATCCAGCCCTTCAAACCCCTCGTCTCGGGCCGCAAGACTTTCACCTGCGATGACATCGACCCGGATGAAATGGCCATGCTCCAGTACACTGGCGGCACCACGGGCATCGCCAAGGGCTGCATCCTCACGCACTTCAACCTCGGCGCCAACGTGCAGCAGTGCAGCGCCATGCTCAGCGAACTCTCCAAAGATCCGCAGATATTCCTCGGCGTGCTGCCCTATTTCCATATATATGGGCTGACCACCTGCTGCACCTGGCCCATTTCAATCGGCGCGACGCTCATTCCCTTTCCGCGCTATGTCCCGCAGGACGTTCTCAAGGGCATTCACAAGCATCGGCCCACCGTCTTTCCCGGCGCCCCCTCCGTGTACATTTCCCTGCTCCAGCAAAAGAACGTGGCTAAGTTCGACCTCAAGTCGATCCAGTACTGCGTTTCCGGCTCCGCGCCGATGCCTGTCGAGTACATCGAAGGCTTTTACGAAATGACCGGAGCCAAGATTCTCGAAGGATTCGGACTTACTGAAGCTTCCCCGGTCACGCATCTCAACCCTATTCGCGGCGAACGCAAGAACGGCTCGATCGGCCTGCCTTTCCCGGATACCGACGCCAAAATCGTGGACATGGAAGTCGCTGGAGATCCGCTGCCCGTTGGCAAGATGGGCGAATTGGTCATCCGGGGGCCGCAGGTGATGAAAGGCTACTACAACCGGCCCGACGCCACCGCCGACGTGCTGCGCAACGGCTGGCTCTTCACCGGCGACATCGGCTACATGGACGAGGACGGCTACTTCTTCATCGTTGATCGCAAGAAAGACCTCATCATCTCAGGCGGTTACAATATCTATCCGCGCGAAGTGGACGAAGTGCTCTACGCACATCCGGACATCCGCGAGGCCGTCACCGTGGGCATCCCCCACCCTCAGCGAGGGGAGATCGTCAAAGCCTACATTGTCCTTGAGCCGGGCGTGAAGATGTCCAGATCGGACGTGATCAGCTTCTGCCGCGAGAAACTGGCCAACTACAAGGTTCCCAAGCAGGTGGAATTCCGCAAGGAATTGCCAAAAACCATGGTTGGCAAGGTACTCAGGCGCGCTCTTCGTGAAGAGGAGATAGAAAAAGCAGAAAAAAGAAAGGAAAAAAATTCGAAATAA
- the rfbD gene encoding dTDP-4-dehydrorhamnose reductase, translating into MRIQGMKAVVFGGRTGLLGQALSARLKEEGADVLALSSEDVDVLDQAAVAGILDDFRPDAVFNAVAYTQVDGAEDEEEKAFALNATVPPLLAAQVSRFNALFIHFSTDFVFKGNANMPYLETDRPGAVSVYGISKAAGEQGLLDLDYEHTLIVRVAWLFGPGKMNFVQRMLELAADRDQLRVVADQTGSPSYTPDIAENTLRLVENDATGVYHLTNTGTATWHDLASAAVGMAGIECEVDPIPSSEWPTRAVRPAYSVLDTSRFTEKTGVTPRHWRDALREYLEKLG; encoded by the coding sequence ATGCGAATTCAGGGCATGAAAGCCGTCGTATTCGGCGGCAGGACCGGACTGCTGGGACAGGCGCTTTCCGCACGACTGAAAGAGGAAGGCGCCGACGTACTGGCGCTTTCCAGTGAGGATGTGGACGTTCTCGATCAGGCGGCCGTGGCCGGGATTCTGGACGACTTCCGCCCTGACGCGGTCTTCAACGCCGTGGCCTACACGCAGGTGGACGGCGCCGAGGACGAGGAAGAGAAAGCATTCGCCCTCAACGCCACGGTGCCACCGCTTCTGGCCGCGCAAGTATCCCGCTTCAATGCCCTGTTCATCCACTTCAGCACGGACTTCGTGTTCAAGGGCAACGCCAACATGCCGTACCTTGAAACGGACCGGCCCGGCGCGGTGTCCGTCTACGGCATCAGCAAGGCCGCCGGGGAACAGGGCCTGTTGGATCTGGACTACGAGCACACGCTGATAGTTCGCGTTGCCTGGCTCTTCGGTCCCGGAAAAATGAATTTTGTCCAGCGGATGCTGGAACTGGCCGCAGATCGCGACCAGCTCAGGGTAGTGGCGGACCAGACAGGATCGCCCTCCTACACCCCGGATATTGCGGAGAACACGCTGCGCCTCGTAGAGAATGACGCAACCGGTGTCTACCATCTCACCAACACCGGAACCGCCACATGGCATGATCTTGCCTCGGCCGCGGTGGGCATGGCGGGAATCGAGTGTGAAGTGGATCCCATCCCCTCTTCGGAATGGCCCACGCGCGCGGTGCGTCCGGCTTATTCTGTCCTTGACACGTCCCGTTTCACAGAAAAAACGGGCGTCACGCCGCGACACTGGCGCGACGCCCTCAGAGAATATCTGGAGAAGCTGGGCTAG
- a CDS encoding DUF2325 domain-containing protein, translating into MCAALIGGMDRLKREYMNEAKKQGVKLKFFTGKERNISGSVGGVDLVVMFTNKISHKARNEVMGVVKSREIPMVMHHSCGVSSLRRCLHENKEI; encoded by the coding sequence ATGTGCGCGGCACTCATCGGCGGTATGGACAGGCTGAAAAGGGAATATATGAACGAGGCCAAAAAGCAGGGCGTGAAGCTGAAGTTCTTCACCGGCAAGGAGCGCAACATCAGCGGCAGCGTCGGTGGTGTGGACCTGGTGGTGATGTTCACCAACAAGATTTCGCACAAAGCCCGCAACGAAGTGATGGGAGTGGTCAAGAGCCGGGAAATCCCCATGGTGATGCATCACTCGTGCGGCGTAAGCTCTCTGAGGCGTTGCCTGCACGAAAACAAGGAAATCTAG
- a CDS encoding cyclic nucleotide-binding domain-containing protein — protein sequence MAVFKCPECDFEKRVADDLDGRAVRCPVCGEVSVTGESLDLNIDQGGAQFDEISSPEDICPDCGATVGDCDTPGTCPNCGGAICMPHEEVTELPDPEDTSVDLSDLVDESGRPWEPQEHPEEPEGLEDFQAAQREEQRGRVLAGGWFPNIFAGIVSGLLGYVSALCMGLLVGSQADGGVFLANAAAMALVSACVGGFLFSLRSRIPFALAGPESVLCGVTFLYAGALYSGLQGGPADSVVPTLTAGIVTAGICTGLTLYALGRVGAGVWVRYTPVQVIGGVVGGIGFFIVLAALSLMTGDGSVPHAGLSVLQFMDWERIATADPIRVLPPVAFGFFLYILSGRFRNSLWLLCVLVATLIGVQALELWGHDSLWTKVLLIPAGLPVNAEAFHSEVLSSGFWSRVQWQVILDNAYFIGALMAIAFIKVTYRGTLLEAEVSPTEGGVGDFESVGLANFGSAVLGGMPVSFSRGRSLGSLAIGGKGALAGVLASFICGGLYLAGEVPVAFLPRFVLEGMLIFFGLALIRDWMFKVRSAFYRRDDTLVMMLVFFMTILLGVVIGIGFGVAFGALMSIRRYSRDGGVRGELSGAVFHSNVDRSPAQARVLREVGEHVHVVSLRGFVFLGTMQDMVERIRERTLDQEKLDVEYLIVDFGKVSGFASFSNLGFGMLRNLALDEELNVIFTRVPFELEEYLAKSGFAINDMEGSFRIFINLDYALEWCEERLLEAEGMTSKTQGTLVQMLGPAFADERYAQALVKVMKRIEASDGDVLFRQGDPSDTMYFVESGSLEVELQKDGRRFRLKKVGPGAVVGEMGIYTEAPRTATVKAAERTVLYMLTRDKLHAVERKVPKLATALDRYLINLLSDRLSDANLRGRELI from the coding sequence GTGGCGGTCTTCAAATGTCCCGAGTGCGATTTCGAGAAACGCGTTGCCGACGATCTCGACGGTCGGGCGGTACGATGTCCCGTCTGTGGCGAAGTTTCCGTGACAGGGGAATCTCTTGATCTGAACATTGATCAGGGGGGGGCACAATTCGATGAGATCAGCTCGCCCGAAGATATCTGCCCCGACTGCGGCGCGACAGTAGGGGACTGCGATACCCCCGGCACCTGCCCGAACTGCGGCGGCGCCATCTGCATGCCCCATGAAGAGGTCACGGAGCTTCCCGACCCTGAAGACACTTCGGTGGACCTGAGCGATCTTGTGGACGAGTCCGGAAGGCCATGGGAGCCGCAGGAACATCCGGAAGAGCCGGAAGGTCTTGAGGATTTTCAGGCCGCTCAGCGCGAAGAGCAGCGGGGCAGGGTCTTGGCCGGTGGCTGGTTTCCCAACATTTTCGCCGGGATCGTCTCCGGCCTGCTCGGATATGTTTCCGCCTTGTGCATGGGGCTTCTCGTCGGCTCGCAGGCCGACGGCGGAGTCTTTCTGGCCAATGCGGCTGCCATGGCACTCGTCTCCGCCTGCGTCGGCGGTTTTCTTTTTTCCTTGAGAAGCAGGATCCCCTTTGCGCTTGCCGGGCCCGAGTCGGTCCTGTGCGGCGTAACCTTTCTCTATGCCGGTGCGCTATATTCCGGGCTGCAAGGCGGCCCTGCCGATTCGGTGGTCCCGACCCTGACTGCGGGCATCGTGACTGCGGGGATCTGTACTGGACTGACACTTTACGCACTCGGACGTGTGGGAGCCGGAGTCTGGGTCCGCTACACCCCGGTACAGGTCATCGGCGGCGTTGTGGGCGGTATAGGCTTCTTCATCGTGCTTGCCGCTCTTTCCCTCATGACCGGTGATGGAAGCGTCCCGCACGCGGGGCTTTCTGTCCTTCAGTTCATGGACTGGGAACGCATTGCCACAGCAGATCCGATACGCGTGCTACCGCCGGTCGCGTTCGGCTTCTTCCTCTACATTCTTTCCGGACGCTTCCGGAACAGCCTGTGGCTGCTCTGCGTGCTCGTGGCGACCCTCATCGGCGTGCAGGCGCTGGAGCTGTGGGGGCATGACAGTCTCTGGACGAAAGTGTTGTTGATTCCGGCCGGGTTGCCGGTGAATGCCGAAGCGTTCCACTCCGAAGTGCTGAGTTCCGGTTTCTGGAGCCGGGTCCAGTGGCAGGTCATACTGGACAACGCCTATTTCATTGGCGCGTTGATGGCCATTGCGTTCATCAAGGTGACGTACAGGGGGACGCTCTTGGAGGCCGAGGTTTCGCCCACCGAGGGGGGCGTGGGTGACTTCGAATCCGTGGGTCTGGCAAATTTCGGTTCCGCAGTGCTTGGTGGAATGCCTGTCTCCTTTTCACGCGGGCGCAGCCTCGGAAGTCTGGCCATCGGCGGCAAGGGTGCCTTGGCCGGCGTGCTGGCTTCCTTTATTTGCGGAGGGCTTTACCTTGCCGGAGAGGTACCCGTGGCATTCCTGCCCCGTTTCGTCCTTGAAGGCATGTTGATTTTCTTCGGCCTCGCACTGATTCGCGACTGGATGTTCAAAGTCCGCTCCGCATTCTATCGCCGTGACGACACCCTCGTGATGATGCTTGTGTTTTTCATGACGATTCTCCTGGGCGTGGTGATCGGCATCGGCTTTGGAGTGGCTTTCGGGGCGCTCATGAGCATCCGCCGCTACAGCCGTGACGGCGGTGTGCGCGGTGAACTTTCCGGCGCGGTCTTTCACAGCAACGTGGACCGCTCCCCCGCTCAGGCGCGCGTTCTGCGAGAGGTGGGCGAGCACGTGCACGTGGTCAGCCTGCGCGGCTTCGTGTTTCTCGGCACCATGCAGGACATGGTGGAACGCATCCGTGAACGCACCCTCGATCAGGAAAAGCTGGACGTGGAGTACCTGATCGTGGACTTCGGCAAAGTCTCCGGCTTCGCCTCGTTTTCGAACCTCGGTTTCGGGATGCTGCGCAACCTCGCGCTTGATGAGGAACTCAACGTCATCTTTACACGGGTCCCGTTTGAGTTGGAGGAATACCTTGCCAAAAGCGGCTTCGCCATCAATGACATGGAAGGTTCTTTCCGCATCTTCATCAATCTGGACTACGCTCTGGAATGGTGCGAAGAGCGACTGCTCGAAGCCGAGGGCATGACCTCGAAGACGCAGGGGACTCTGGTGCAGATGCTGGGACCGGCTTTTGCCGACGAGCGGTATGCTCAGGCTCTGGTCAAGGTCATGAAGCGCATCGAGGCCAGTGACGGCGACGTGCTGTTCCGGCAGGGCGATCCGTCGGATACCATGTATTTCGTGGAAAGCGGTTCCCTCGAGGTGGAACTGCAAAAGGATGGCAGGCGGTTCAGGCTCAAGAAGGTCGGCCCCGGTGCGGTGGTGGGGGAAATGGGCATCTATACGGAAGCCCCGCGAACCGCAACGGTCAAGGCCGCCGAGCGGACCGTGCTGTATATGCTGACTCGGGACAAGCTCCACGCCGTGGAGCGTAAGGTGCCCAAGCTGGCAACGGCGCTGGACCGTTACCTGATAAACCTGCTCTCGGACCGCCTTTCGGATGCCAATCTGCGCGGGCGGGAACTCATCTAG